Part of the bacterium genome, CGTGGCTGCCCTGGAGCTGGCCCTGATCCGCAAGGATCTGCGCAAATACCGGAAATGGCGGGAAGATAAAAAGGTCAGCTAACATGGAAGAATTTCGTTACGATAGTTACTGCGGGCTGTACTGCGGAGCCTGCGAGATAATAAAAGCGTATCAAAAGGAGCTTGCCACCGGCACCAAGGCCGGGTGGGATGACCTTCCAGAACAGTTTAGAAAATACATAAAAGAATCCGAAGTGGTGTGCCATGGCTGTAAGTCCGACACCGTTTTTGCCGGCTGCCAGGGCTGTGCGGTCCGGGCCTGCGCCCGCGGGAAAAAGGTCGGATCATGCATCCAGTGCAATGAATATCCCTGCCCACATACCAAGCGTTTGGCAGATCTTGTCCCGAAAGTAAAGGAATTCCTGCCCCACTGCAAGGTGATGCTCCGGAATCTGGAGTTCTTGAAGGATCATAGCGATGAAGAATGGCTCAAACAGCAGGAACAACGCTGGAAATGCCCCGGGTGCGGAACCGCTTTTTCGTGGTACCAGGAAAAATGCTCGCAATGCGGAAAAGAACTGGAAACATCAAAAGATTACAATCAATTTTGAGATACGGAGTTCATGAAATGCCAGTCAACCCAATACTGATCGCCAAGGGCGAGAAAGAACTTTACCTCCTACCCCAGATGGCCAACCGCCACGGCCTGGTGGCCGGGGCCACCGGCACCGGCAAGACCGTCACCCTTCAAAGTCTGGCCCAAAGCTTCAGCCAGATCGGCGTTCCGGTCTTCCTGGCCGACGTCAAGGGCGACCTGGCCGGCTTAAGCCAGGCCGGGGGCCAGAACCCAAAGATAAACGACCGGATAAAGACCCTTGGCCTTAAGGACTTTGGTTTCACCGCCTGTCCGGCTGTGTTCTGGGACGTCTACGGCCAAAAGGGGCATCCGGCCCGGACCACTATCTCCGAGATGGGCCCCCTGCTGTTGTCCCGCCTGCTGAATTTGAACGAGGTCCAGAGCGGAGTGCTGTCGCTGGTCTTCAAGATAGCCGATGACGATGGCCTGCTGCTGCTGGATATGAAAGATCTGCGTTCCATGCTGCAGTATGCCGGGGATCATGCCTCCGAGTTCACCACCGAATACGGCAAGATCTCGGCCGCCAGCATCGGCACCATCCAGCGCTCGCTGCTGGCACTGGAGGAGCAGGGCGCCGACCAGCTCTTCGGCGAGCCGGCCCTGAACCTGGACGACCTGATCCAGACCGACCAAAAGGGCCGCGGGGTGGTGAATCTTTTGGCCGCCGACCGGCTGATGCAGTCGCCCAAGATGTACGCCACCTTCCTGCTGTGGCTGTTGTCCGAATTGTTCGAGCAGCTGCCGGAGATGGGCGATGCCGAAAAGCCAAAACTGGTCTTCTTCTTCGACGAGGCCCACCTGCTTTTTGACGATGCGCCGCAAGCTTTGGTGGAGAAGATCGAGCAAGTGGTACGTCTGATCCGTTCCAAGGGGGTGGGCATTTACTTTGTCACCCAGAACCCGACAGATATTCCCGACAAGATCCTGGGGCAGCTGGGGAACAGGATCCAGCACGCCCTGCGGGCCTTCAGCGTCAACGACCAGAAGGCCGTCAAGGCCGCAGCCCAAACCTTCCGTTCCAATCCCAAACTGGACATCGAAACGGCCATCACCCAGTTGGAAGTGGGAGAAGCGTTGGTCTCGCTGCTGGACGAGAAGGGCAGCCCGTCAGTGACCCAAAAGGCCTACATCGTTCCCCCCGCCAGCCAGCTGGGCCCGGTGGATGACGGCCAGAGGAAAAAGCTGATAGAATCGTCCGTGCTTTTCGGCCATTACGAAAAGACGGTGGACCGGGAATCGGCCTACGAACTGCTTAAGGCCAAGGCCGAGAAAACTACCCAGACCGCACCGGTGAATGTTCCCAAGGCCGCGGCCAGAACGGCAGCGCCAAGACAGCGCCAGAGCGTGGCCGAGGCCATGGTAAAAAGCGCGGCCCGGGCCGCCGCCAGCCAGGCCGGGCGCACCATCATCCGGGGAATACTAGGCTCCATATTCCGCTAAATTGGCTTAATTAACCGCTAAGACGCAAAGAACGCTAATATTTATTAAGGTATTATCAATGTTTCACATAGATTATATTACTTTAGGTGCAATAACAGTTTTTATTGCAATGATTATTTTTAAATTGGCTTCTAAAGATAAACAAGAGGGTTATCAAAAAGTAATAATTGGATTGATGCTCATAATCTTTGGCGGTATAATTTCAATAATCAACAATAATATATTAAGATTGTGGCCACTTAGCGTTTTGGGTTTAACATTAACAACTATTGAAGTAATACTTGTCGTGGGTGGCCTTATTTTTGCACTTAAAGATTCTAAGAAAAAGACTAAAAACAACAAGGAATAATAACTGCAATGCTGGGAACCATCGCCAACACCGCCGCCGTGATCTTGGGCAGTCTTTTGGGCCTGCTGCTGCACAAGCGAATGCCGGAGAAATTCTCCGCCATCGTGATGCAGGCCATCGGCCTGTTCACCCTGATCGTGGGGCTGGACCTGTCCTTCAAAAGCCCCCACCTGTTCGTGGTGCTGATCGCCATGGTGCTGGGCGGCCTGCTGGGGCAGTGGTGGGACATCGAACAAAGGCTGGATGATCTGGGCCGGGCGCTGGAGTCCAGGTTCTCCAAAGGCAAAAGCGACAAGGTCGTCACCGGCTTCGTCACCGCCTCCCTGCTGTTCTGCGTCGGGCCCATGACCATCGTGGGCTGCCTGCAGGACGGGCTTAAGAACGATCATACCCTGCTTTTCACCAAGTCCCTGATGGATGGCATTAGTTCCATCGCCCTGGCGGCCTCGCTGGGCCTGGGCGTCATCTTCTCGGCCCTGGTGGTCTTATTGTATCAGGGTCTTTTGACGCTGGCGGCCTATCTGTTCCAGGGCATCCTGCCCGGAGCCTATATCGACGTGATGTCGGCGGCCGGGGGGCTTTTAGTGCTGGGCATCGGGTTGAACCTGCTGGGCAACCTGAAGCTTAAGGTGGCCAACCTGCTGCCGGCGGTTTTTCTGGCTCCCCTGCTGCTGTGGCTTGGCGCCTGGCTGGGATGGATGAAGTAAATGACCGATTCTTATAAATATACCGAAGAACTCCGCGACCTGTCCGCATCTTTAGGCATGTCAGTATTCGGAATAGCTGACTTGGATCCGGTGCGCCAGACCTTTCATCCCCAGCTGGAAGGCCCGGCCAAGGGATTGAAGTACGGAATAGTGGCCGGCATCAGGCTTTCGGACCCGGTGGTTGATGATATTGTTGACCAACCGACATTTCTCTACAAGTACCATTACCAGACCGCCAATGACGCTTTGGACCGGGCCGCAACGGCGTTTGGATTTTACATCCAGCAAAAGGGCTTTAAGGCCCTGCCCATCCCCGCCTCCCAGACGGTGGACTGGGTGCAGCACCTGGGGCACCTGTCCCACAAGGCGCTGGCGGTGCAGGCCGGGCTGGGCTGGATCGGGAGATCGGCTCTGTTCATTCACCCGGTGCACCGGGCCAGGCTGCGCCTGGTCAGCGTGCTGACCGACTTGCTCTTGGAGCCCGGCTCGCCGGTCAAGGGCGAATGCGGCGCCTGCCGGCGCTGCCTGGCGGCCTGCCCGGCCGGGGCCATCACTGAACAGGGCTATGACAAGCCCAAGTGCATCACTAAACTCCATGAATTTTCCCGCCGCCCCGGAATAAACCAGTACATCTGCGGGGTCTGCGTCAAGGCCTGCCAGGGCGGCACCCCGGAAAATAGATGAACGATAACAGGTTTTCTCCAGACATCATTTTTTGCTTTTTTATTTTTGATTTTTAATTTTTGCCTATGTCCCTCCCCCAGCCGCCCCAGCCGGTAAAATATTTCCTGGGCCTGATCTACAACGGCCTGGTCAGCCTGTGGGACCTGGAACGGGTCCTTCAGAGCAAGTTCGATTTCATCGACCGCAAAAGCCCGGTGCTGGAGTTTGACGGCTTTACCGACTATTACCAAAAGGAGATGGGCCCAAACCTCTATCGCACCTGGTGGAGCCTGCACCGCCTGCAAAGCCCGGACCGGCTGGCCGAGTTCAAACTTCTGGCCAACGAACTGGAGGACCAGTACAGCCGGGAGGCGGAAGCCCCGGGCCGGATAGTGAACATCGATCCCGGGTACATTAACGAATCGCGCCTGGTGCTGGCCTCCTGCAAGGATTTCTCCCACCGCATTCATCTGGGAAAAGGGATCTTTGCCGAGACCACCCTGATCTACAAGGGCGACGGCTTCCAGCCCCTGGAATGGACCTACCCCGATTATCAAAGCCCCGAAGCCCTGAAATACTTTGAAACATTGAAACAAGACTACCGCAGCCAGCTAAAAGGAGAAAAATGAGCCCGGAACAAGTTTCTGAACCAGCCGTAATATTTGAGTGGACGGTGCACCCCTTGGCCGAGTCCCCAAAACGGGCCGTGATCGCTATCCTGGCCCCGGTGGTGACCTGCCTGCTGGTCTACTTCTGGATGCAGTCCTGGCAACCGTGGTTATGGGTGGGCCTGGCCTTTCTGCTGATCGTCTCATCCGAATTGCCGTTCTTCTTTAAGACCAGCTACCGCTTCGACGAAAAGGGCGTCTCCCAGAAACGGGCCGGGGTGGTCCAGTCCCGGACCTGGGAGCAGATCAAAAGTTATTATCCCGACCGCACCGGGGTGCTGGTCTCGCCCTTCGTGAACAAGACCTGGCTGGAGAATTTCCGGGGGTTGTACCTGCAGTTCGGGAAGCACCGGGAGGAAGTATTGTCGCACTTAGAAAAAAAGATCCCGCAAGATAAACCACTCCTTAAAGCGGAGGTTTAAATGAAAAGATCATTGACCCTGGTACTGCTGGCTCTCTGCCTTTGCCCCTTGACCCTTTGGGCCTGGCAGCAGCGGGTGGCCTACCAGATAGAGGCCCGGCTGGATACCGTAGATCATTTTTTGCATGCCAGCCAGACCTTGCGCTACTTCAATAATTCACCGGACACCCTGAGGTTCGTCTGGTTCCACCTCTATCCCAACGCCTACCGGGACAGGAATTCTGACTTTGCCCGGGAAGCCCGGAACGCGGGTGATTATAAATTCTGGCGCAGTAAGCCCGAAGACCGGGGATACATCGAGCTCCACCAACTGGCCGCATCCGGCCAGTCCTTGAGCTACGAATACGGCCCGGACCTGACCGGGATCAAGGTCCCGCTTAATGCCCCGATGGTCCCCGGCGATTCCCTGGACTTCTCCCTGGACTACTGGGTCAAGGTCCCGAAGATATTCTCCCGGCTGGGCCACCAAGGCATTCACTACGAGATGTCCCAATGGTATCCCAAAATGGTGGTGTACGACAGCCTGGGCTGGCATCCCGATGGCTACCATTACAACGGCGAGTTCTACGGGGATTACGGCAGTTTTGACGTGGGCCTGACCGTGCCCCGGGGAATGAAGGTGGGGGCCACCGGCATTGAGCTGGTGAATCCCTATGACTCTCTGGACCAGCCCGGGGACAGCGGTTCCTATCGTTTCTTCTACGCCGACGATGTCCACGATTTTGCCTGGTGCGCCGATACCTCTTATCTAGAGACCACTGAGACGCACAAGGGGGTGGAGATCAAGGTGTTCTGCCTGCCCAAGAACAAGGAAAAATGGGCCAACGTAATGCAGTATTCCAAGGATGCCCTGGACTATTACGGGAAATGGTACGGTGCATATCCCTATCCCACTTTGACGGTCTGTGATGGCGGCATGGCGGCCGGGGGCGGCATGGAGTACCCCAACCTGGTGATCATCTCCTCGGGCGAGGACAAGGTTACCCGGCTGCTGGAGAATGTGGTGATGCACGAGATTGGCCACCAGTGGTTCTACGGTATTCTGGGCAACAACGAGATGGACGAGGCCTGGCTGGACGAGGGGATCAACAGTTTTTCCGAGGAACGGTATTTCGAAGAGAAGTACGGCCCCAAGGGGAACATGCTTTCCAATAAATTTTTGCAGAAAATGCTTCCCGAGTTGTCCGACCGGTATATCGGATACTTCCTTTGCTATCTCTATGCCGCCAACCGGATGGAACAGCCCATCAGCACCAAGGCCAGCCTGGTCGATGAACAGATGTTGTACGCCGTCACCGCCTACAAGAAACCGGCCCTGATGATGTGGTGGCTGAAGGGGTTTTTGGGCGACAGCACCTTTGATGCCGCCATGCAGGCCTATTACCGCAAATTCAAGTTCAAGCATGTAACCGGCCGGGACTTCATGGCGGTGATGGATTCGGTCTCCGGAAAAAGCGTCAGCCCCTATCTCCAGGCCTGGCTGGCCAGCGCCTCCCCGGTTGACTATTCCATAACCAAGGCGGCCCGGATAGAGGCGCCGGGAAACACCTACCTGTTCAAACTGTCCCGACGGGGAGACTTCAAGGTGCCGGTAAAATTCCAGGCTTTGGACGAAGCAAACAAGGCCTATTATCTGGACTGGAGCGCCCAGCGTTCCGACACCAGCTTCTACCTACAGATGGACAACCATCTGCAATGGGCGGTCCTGGATCAGGACCGGACCATCCTGGAACCGAACCGCTGGAACAACCGCTGGCCCCGCAAGGTAAGCTTCTGCATTCTTCCCCGGGTTCCTGACTTTGAAGCCTATCAGGTCTTCGCCTTCCCCCTGCCCTGGTACGACGCGGTCAACGGTTTTAGGCTGGGGGTGATGTCTCACGGCGCCTACCTGGCCGACGGCGATCCCATGGTGGGAAAACACCAGTGGACCTTTTACCCCTACTACAGTTTCGGGACAAAGCAGGTCAGCTTTTCGGTCGATTACCAGACGCCGGTCACCGATCTTCCCCGCCCGCCCCGAATATATGCCTCCGGCGGCAAAGCCTTTGACCTGCGCTGGGCCAGCGTTGGTTTGAAACGCAGTTGGGGAAAGTATCTGATGCAGGGACCGACCGAAAGGTTCGACCTGAAACTGGAATACAATCAGATGGTTGACTACGGTTACAGATTCTGGGACGCCCGCGACATCATCCCGGCCAAGATCTTCATGCTGACCGGGGAAAGGGGCTATGCCGCCAGCAATCCCTATGTCCGCTCCGACCTCCGGCTGGCCGCCACTTTGGGCTACGTGGCCGAACCGGCCTGGGACATTAAGAACTTTTTGCGGGCCGAGCTGGAATACAAGAACAGCTTTTATTTTCACAAATGGCTGCGGCCCGGCCTGCGGCTTTTTGCCGGGAACATTCAGGGCAATGCGCCCAGCCAGGAGCAGTACTTCCTGTCCGGAGCCTTCAAGTCCAAGGGCTTGGATGACATGATCGTATCCTACAAGGGCCGGTTCTCAGCCCAGGAGCAGTACCACATTGACGGCGGGGCCAACCTGCCGGGCTATTACGGCCGCCACCTGCACGGCAACGCGGCCATAAGCGCCAATCTCTCGATCCCGGTCTTGCCGGGCTTTGCCTCGGTGTTCGGGGATCTGGGATCGGTCAAGGACAACTGGCAGGAGATGAAGGCCAAGTACCTCTACGCCGACGCCGGGGTGACCCTTTCCCTGGGCCCGGTGCGGGCCATCTTCCCGCTGTGGATCAACCGGCCGCTGGAGGGCGAGAAGCGGTTTGACTGGAAGAGGTGGAAGGTGGGCCTGGGCGGGTCGTTCGGTGTAAAGATATAATACTATTATTTATTTAGGATGATCTACCATGAAATTACATGCCTTATTGATGTGTCTCATTACGCTTTCATGTAGCCCACTGAAGCACAATAAACCTTTAAGCTATCTATCCGGCAACTGGTTTAATAAAATATATTTAAAAACACTTATAGAAACCCGTTCACCAAAAGCAGCAAATAGTGCATATATTGCCTATGTTCAAATTACTGATAATTATATAGGGAGAATATATAATTTTCATGAATCTGCGGGACGTGAGACAGATAGCCTGATAAGCACTAATACACGCAATATATATACTTTAAACCATTACCCTTCAGACACAATACAGCAGATTGATAACGATAATATTATTTGGAAGTATAATGCAGGTTATGGTGATATTGATAACATAGATCTTGTAAGAATAAGAGAGCCCATTAGCACTTTTATTAATAAAGTAGTAGTTTGTGGTAAATATATAGACAGCATAGGTAATTCATACAATTTCCAAGAAACAGGTAGCGTTTTCTGGGTTGATAGCACTTTTAAATATTCTATCTGCTTAGATTTAACTTTTACCGATAAAGACTGCATGAGACTGTCGCTATTAGATGATTCTAAAGTACGGCTTTATGGATTTTCAGTTGACAAGAATAAATTAATGTTATATAGAGAATTGATTAAAGAGCATAACGATGAAGGTGTCTTTTTTGAAAGCACCCCGTTTTTGATATTAACAAAACAATAGCTTTAAAACTACGGCAATAATAAAAGAGCCGCCCCGCAACTGCGGGGCGGCTCTTTTTACAAGATACAAATATTACTGCAATATATTCAAATAATCCCTGGCTCCGTGTATTATCCGGTGCACCAGCACATCATTCTCCTCCACCGTATAAAAAACCAAATAATTCTTGACCACTATATACCGGTACCCCATTCCCGCCAGTTTGGCATCTCCTGGTGTTTTGCCCATTAAAGGCTGGCCTGACAGCAAGGCCAGCTGTTTCTCCATTCTTTCGGCCAAAGCCTGGGCCGCAGCCGGGCTCTCGGCCATCACATACATCACCGCCTCGGTCAGGTCCTGCTCGGCCGCCCGCAGCAGGCGGACATTATAACTACGCCTTTTCATTAATTTTCCGGCGCAGGTCCTTCATTACCAGGGAAAGCTCCCGGCCCTGGTCGCCCCCGGCTTTTTGGGCCTGGGCCACGGCCAGCTTTCCGTACAGCTCCAGCTTGCGCTGAATGTCCCCGTAATGGGCCAGAGACATCACCACCATGTCGCCCTCCCCGTTCTTGGTGATGAAGATCGGCTTACCGGTGCTGTGGGCTATCTTTGAGATCTGATTGGCCTTGTTCCTGAGGTCGGATATCGGCTTTATCATCGGCATTGGCGTCGTCCTTTGTTTTATAGTATGCATATTCTGATAATTTTCAAAAACCTTGTCAAAACGGAACTCAACCCCTTTCTCCCCTTCTCTTGGCAAGAGAAGGGGACGGGGGATGAGTTCTTGGTGGCCCATGCCGGGGTTTCTATTCTAAAAGTGTGTTCGTCCCATTATTCAAATGATATCATAATTATATCACTATTATGATATTTGTCAATAGCTGCTTGTTGCAGCACAAAAGAGCCTCCACGTTGTGCGTGGAGGCTCTTTACTTTAAGAGAATTACCCTGTTTGTTTATTCTTTGTGCCTTAGTGTCTTTGTGGCAGAAGTCCCTACTTCTTCTCGATCACGTACTTGGTCTTCAAATTCTTCAAATACCCCTCCAGCGACTCCTGCATCTTCTTGTTCTTCAAGTACTCCACCAGATCGTTCTTGATGTTCTCATAAGTGGGCTCCTTGGCCGCCACCCGCTTGTTGAGCTTGAGGATGGTCAGCCCCTGCTCGGTCTCCACCGCCTCGCTGATGTCGCCTTCCTGCATGCTGGCCAACTCGGTCTTGATGGCGTCGGGGAAGGCCTCCACCGGGATCAGGCCCAGCAGTCCGCTGTTCTCCTTGGACATCGGGTCGTCGGAGTAGGTCTTGGCCACCCGGCCGAAATCCTCCTTGCCGGTGGTCACCCGGCGGTACAGCCCGGCGGCCAGTTTGCGAGCCTTGGCCAGGTCGGCCTCGGTGGGTACGGGTGAGATCAGGATGTGGGCGGCGTGCACCTGGTCTCCCTTCTTCTCCAGCACTTTGATGATGTGCCGGCCATAGCGGGTGTCGGTCTCGGTGACCTGCCCGACCTTGCCTTCAAAGGCCGCCTTCTCGAACTCGGGCACCATCTGGTTGCGCCCGAACCAGCCCAGGTCTCCGCCGTTGACGGCCGATCCCTGATCCTGGGAATATTTCTTGGCCAAAGCGGCGAAATCACCCTTGGCCTTCAGTTTGGCCATCACCTGGTTATAGCGGTTGATGGCCGCGGTCTTGGCGGCGGTGCCCGGCTTGGGAACTATCACTATCCATGACACCTCTGCCTTCTCCGGCTCCGGCGGAATGGAGTCCTTGTGGCTGGCGTAAAAATCCAGCACTTCCTTTTCGGTGGGCGGGGCCACCCTGGCCCGGATGTTCTTGTCTATCACCTTCTGCATCAGAAGCTGGTTCTTGGCGTCGGGCCGGTGCTTGGCCTTCAGCTTGTCGATGTTGGTGCCCTCGGCCTTAAGCTGGGCGTTAAAGGCCTCTTCGCTTGGGAACTGGGACCTCATCTCGCCGATGCTCTTGTTCAAAGCCTCCTCCACTTCGGCGTCGTTGACATCCAGTGATTCCTTCTTGGCCTGCAGCATCAGCAGCCGGACCTCGATCAGCCTTTCCAGGGCCAGTTTTTTTAGGGAGTCCTCGGGAATGATGTTCTGGGTCTGGTTGAGCTGCAGTTTTAAAAGAGAGACCTGCTTGTCCAGTTCGCTTTGCAGTACCGGCTGCTCGTCCACCACCGCCACCACCCCGTCGCCGGCCGTCTGGGCGTACAGCGAGCAGGTCAAAGCCAGCAGCAGCAGGCCCCCGGCCAAATAGATTTTTTTCATTACTGATAGTCCTTTGTTTGTTTGCAAATAATATATTGCGGCAATGCTACTTGATCAGGTCGGGGTGGGTCTCCACCTGGGCGGTCTTCCTGAGTTCTTCGGTCAGGTTGTCAAAGGCCGTTTTCTGCTTGCCCATGGTCATCCCGTTGGTCAGCCCCTCCCGGACATCCTCGAATTTCACCGGCGGCCAGACCGGTTTCTTGTCGGTGACCTTGATGATGAAATAACCGTTGAACAGCTTGATGACTTCCGAGGTCTGGCCCTTGGCCAGGGCAAAGAGTTTTTCCTCGAAATCCAGCGGCATTTCCCCGCTGCCCCGCTGCAGATACCCGGCCATGTCTCCGCCGTTGACCCGGGAGGCTGCGTCCAGCGACCTTTCCCTGGCGATCTTGGCAAAATCTGCTCCGCCGTCCAGGGCGGACTTGATGGCGGCGGCCTCCTCCGGGGACTGGACCACTATCTGGCTGTAGCGGACGTTGCTCTGAAATTCCGCCTGGTGCAGGTCAAAGTAGGCCTTGACCTCGGATTCGGTGACGCTCTGCTTCTCCACCACTTCCTTCTGCAGCAGCTGGTTGGCCAGGATCTCCCGCTTCAGGTCGCGCAATTGCTTGGCCACCTTGGGGTCCTTGTCCAGACCTTTTTTGACGGCCTCCTGGTAGAACAATTCGGTGTCCACCCAGCGCCGCAGGAACTCTTCCTTCTGGGCCGGGGATATTCCGGCCGCCCCGGCCGGCAGATAGTCCTTGACGTCGGAATCGGTCAGGACGGTCTTGTTGACCCGGGCCACCACCTGCCCCTGGGGCTGTTCTTTTTTGCAGCCGGCGCCGGCCAGCAGGCTCAAACCCAGGATCAGGACCAGTCCGGCCACGGTTAGTTTTTTCATTTTATTTTCCCTCCTCCGGCTTTTGCTGACCGGCCAGTTTTAAGACATTCTCATCCACGGTTACCGGATATTTTGATTTGAGGCCCTCGATCAGGCTCAGGTAAAGGATCTGCTCCTGGCCCTGGCCCATGTTCTGTTCAATCGAAGGCTTCACTTCGTCAAAGCTCATTTGCTTGCCGGGGGTGCGGGCGCTGACCTTGATCACAGCAAAACCTTCCTTGACGGCGAAGGGCCTGGTGACCTGGTTCAGGCCGGCGGCAAAAGCCGCCTTGGAAACTTCCGGGAACCGGGGATCATTCTGGGCCACTTCGCCCAGCGCCCCGCCCGAGGATTTGGTCCAGTCAATTGACTTTTCCGAGGCGGTGGCCGCAAAATCAGCTCCCTGGGAAAGCAGTTTATAGACGGCTTCGGCTTCGGGCTGGGTCCGGGTCACTATCTGGTGGACCATGGCCTTGGCCGGCTGATAGAAGGCCTTTTTGTTCTTGGCATAGTAGACCTTGACCGATTCCGGATTGACGCTGACCTTGGGGCCCACTTCGGCCTGATAGAATGCGGCGGCCAGCATTTCGTCCCAGGCCTTTTCCATCTGTTGCTTGACCTTGGGATTATTCTGCAGGTTCTTGGACTTGGCCCTTTCCAGAAGCAGGTCTTCCACCAGCATGGCCTGCACCTGCTGTTCCAGCACCGCGGAATTCCGGAGGTCGGCATTTCCGCCGAACATTTTGTTGAGCTTGTTGTAGAACACTTCCACCGTCCAGGAGCCGCCGCTGTAGGTGACTATGGTCTTCTTCTTTTCCGCCTCGTCTCCCAACGGCGGCAGGGGGGCCGGGCCCATGACCTGGGGCTGCTTGGCCGCCAGCATGTCCAGAACATCCTTTTTGATCTTGACATTGGCCGAGGACTTTACCTTGTCCACGTATTCGGTGGCCATCTCCCGGGGCTTGGAGGCCGTCAGCTGCTGCTTGATCATGTCCTTCATCTGGTCAAAGGGCTTGATCTGGGCCGGCCGGGTGGAATCCATCCGGATGATGTGGAAACCGAAGGGGGTCTGGACCGGTTTGCCCAGCTGGCCCGGCTTCAGGTCAAAGACCGCCTTCTGGAAGGCCTGTACCATCCGGCCCCAGCCGAACCAGCCCAGGTCGCCGCCCCGCTGAGCGGAACCCGGATCCTGTGATTTCTGCTTGGCGGTCTCCTCGAAGTCGGCCCCGTCCTTAAGCGACTTGTAGACGGCCTTGGCTTCTTCCTCTGTCTTTACCAGGATATGCCGGGCTTTTACTTCCGTGCCCATCCGCTTGTAATAATCCTTGATCTCCTTGTCGGTGGGCTGTGATTTCTCCAGGATCTCCTGGCGGTAAAGCTGGCCCATCAGCATGTTCTTGGTCAGGTCCTCGTATTCCTTCTGCAGTTTGGGCTCCTTGTCCAGGTTGCGGGCCAGGGCTTCCAGGGCCAAAAGTTTCTGCTCCACCATCTGATCCAGCAGCCGCCTCTTGTTTGTCATGGCAGTGGCCGAATCCTGCGGGGGCACCGGGGCCCGGTAGTTGTCGTCAAACTGTCCCAGGGTTATTTTCTGGCTGCCCACCTTGGCTATCACCTTGCCGCGGTTGCCGCAGGATACCACGGTTAGTACCAGGCCCAGGACCAGCGCCAGCCCTAAAAGTTTTCTCATGGCAGTGATTCTCCTTGAATGTAATATGGTTTGATTGTTTTTAGCCGTAAATTTTAAGTTTATCACAAAATCCGGTGTTTTTCAATATAATTTGCCCGAAAAATGAGGCTGTTACGAACCTATAACCCAGACAGGATTTACATGATTTTTACTCATTCAGCCACAAAGCATGCACTGAGTTGTGTCGAAGTGGCACTAAGGCACCAATACTTCATTATGAGTTCAGTCAAACGCAATCAGACAATAATTA contains:
- a CDS encoding type II toxin-antitoxin system prevent-host-death family antitoxin, with product MPMIKPISDLRNKANQISKIAHSTGKPIFITKNGEGDMVVMSLAHYGDIQRKLELYGKLAVAQAQKAGGDQGRELSLVMKDLRRKINEKA
- a CDS encoding type II toxin-antitoxin system RelE/ParE family toxin produces the protein MKRRSYNVRLLRAAEQDLTEAVMYVMAESPAAAQALAERMEKQLALLSGQPLMGKTPGDAKLAGMGYRYIVVKNYLVFYTVEENDVLVHRIIHGARDYLNILQ
- a CDS encoding DUF4416 family protein — protein: MSLPQPPQPVKYFLGLIYNGLVSLWDLERVLQSKFDFIDRKSPVLEFDGFTDYYQKEMGPNLYRTWWSLHRLQSPDRLAEFKLLANELEDQYSREAEAPGRIVNIDPGYINESRLVLASCKDFSHRIHLGKGIFAETTLIYKGDGFQPLEWTYPDYQSPEALKYFETLKQDYRSQLKGEK
- a CDS encoding M1 family metallopeptidase, coding for MKRSLTLVLLALCLCPLTLWAWQQRVAYQIEARLDTVDHFLHASQTLRYFNNSPDTLRFVWFHLYPNAYRDRNSDFAREARNAGDYKFWRSKPEDRGYIELHQLAASGQSLSYEYGPDLTGIKVPLNAPMVPGDSLDFSLDYWVKVPKIFSRLGHQGIHYEMSQWYPKMVVYDSLGWHPDGYHYNGEFYGDYGSFDVGLTVPRGMKVGATGIELVNPYDSLDQPGDSGSYRFFYADDVHDFAWCADTSYLETTETHKGVEIKVFCLPKNKEKWANVMQYSKDALDYYGKWYGAYPYPTLTVCDGGMAAGGGMEYPNLVIISSGEDKVTRLLENVVMHEIGHQWFYGILGNNEMDEAWLDEGINSFSEERYFEEKYGPKGNMLSNKFLQKMLPELSDRYIGYFLCYLYAANRMEQPISTKASLVDEQMLYAVTAYKKPALMMWWLKGFLGDSTFDAAMQAYYRKFKFKHVTGRDFMAVMDSVSGKSVSPYLQAWLASASPVDYSITKAARIEAPGNTYLFKLSRRGDFKVPVKFQALDEANKAYYLDWSAQRSDTSFYLQMDNHLQWAVLDQDRTILEPNRWNNRWPRKVSFCILPRVPDFEAYQVFAFPLPWYDAVNGFRLGVMSHGAYLADGDPMVGKHQWTFYPYYSFGTKQVSFSVDYQTPVTDLPRPPRIYASGGKAFDLRWASVGLKRSWGKYLMQGPTERFDLKLEYNQMVDYGYRFWDARDIIPAKIFMLTGERGYAASNPYVRSDLRLAATLGYVAEPAWDIKNFLRAELEYKNSFYFHKWLRPGLRLFAGNIQGNAPSQEQYFLSGAFKSKGLDDMIVSYKGRFSAQEQYHIDGGANLPGYYGRHLHGNAAISANLSIPVLPGFASVFGDLGSVKDNWQEMKAKYLYADAGVTLSLGPVRAIFPLWINRPLEGEKRFDWKRWKVGLGGSFGVKI
- a CDS encoding DUF3795 domain-containing protein, giving the protein MEEFRYDSYCGLYCGACEIIKAYQKELATGTKAGWDDLPEQFRKYIKESEVVCHGCKSDTVFAGCQGCAVRACARGKKVGSCIQCNEYPCPHTKRLADLVPKVKEFLPHCKVMLRNLEFLKDHSDEEWLKQQEQRWKCPGCGTAFSWYQEKCSQCGKELETSKDYNQF
- a CDS encoding DUF853 family protein — protein: MPVNPILIAKGEKELYLLPQMANRHGLVAGATGTGKTVTLQSLAQSFSQIGVPVFLADVKGDLAGLSQAGGQNPKINDRIKTLGLKDFGFTACPAVFWDVYGQKGHPARTTISEMGPLLLSRLLNLNEVQSGVLSLVFKIADDDGLLLLDMKDLRSMLQYAGDHASEFTTEYGKISAASIGTIQRSLLALEEQGADQLFGEPALNLDDLIQTDQKGRGVVNLLAADRLMQSPKMYATFLLWLLSELFEQLPEMGDAEKPKLVFFFDEAHLLFDDAPQALVEKIEQVVRLIRSKGVGIYFVTQNPTDIPDKILGQLGNRIQHALRAFSVNDQKAVKAAAQTFRSNPKLDIETAITQLEVGEALVSLLDEKGSPSVTQKAYIVPPASQLGPVDDGQRKKLIESSVLFGHYEKTVDRESAYELLKAKAEKTTQTAPVNVPKAAARTAAPRQRQSVAEAMVKSAARAAASQAGRTIIRGILGSIFR
- a CDS encoding DUF554 domain-containing protein, with translation MLGTIANTAAVILGSLLGLLLHKRMPEKFSAIVMQAIGLFTLIVGLDLSFKSPHLFVVLIAMVLGGLLGQWWDIEQRLDDLGRALESRFSKGKSDKVVTGFVTASLLFCVGPMTIVGCLQDGLKNDHTLLFTKSLMDGISSIALAASLGLGVIFSALVVLLYQGLLTLAAYLFQGILPGAYIDVMSAAGGLLVLGIGLNLLGNLKLKVANLLPAVFLAPLLLWLGAWLGWMK